The Accipiter gentilis chromosome 9, bAccGen1.1, whole genome shotgun sequence genome includes a region encoding these proteins:
- the FBXL15 gene encoding F-box/LRR-repeat protein 15 isoform X1, producing MERPAEPRGGGRGCLLDLPWEDILVPHILCHLPLQQLLSLQRVSKSFQSLIQLYLANMRCFDSSQVGPAIPRAAFVNLLKDNEVLQQLALQNCSDWLTDRELLPVIGQNHHLHQIQLKGCAQLSRHALVAISLSCPNLRRLSLAHCEWVDSLSLRSLADHCKALEAVDLTACRQLKDEAICYLVQKCSRLKSLSLAVNANVGDVAVEEIAKCCPELEHLDLTGCLRVKNDSIRVLAEYCPKLRSLKVKHCHNVAESSLSILRSRGVELDVEPPLQRALVLLQDVVGFAPFINLQI from the exons ATGGAGCGGCCGGCGGAGCCCCGGGGCGGTGGCAG GGGATGCCTCCTGGACCTGCCCTGGGAAGACATCTTGGTTCCACATATCCTCTGTCACCTGCcactgcagcagctcctgagcCTGCAGAGGGTCAGCAAGTCGTTCCAGTCTCTCATCCAGCTGTACCTGGCCAACATGCGCTGCTTTGACTCAAGCCAG GTTGGACCTGCCATCCCTCGAGCTGCTTTTGTTAACCTGCTGAAAGACAACGAAGTACTGCAGCAGCTGGCGCTCCAGAACTGCTCCGACTGGCTTACAGACAGGGAGCTGCTCCCAGTCATTGGGCAGAACCACCACCTGCACCAGATCCAGCTAAAGGGTTGTGCTCAGCTCAGCCGCCATGCACTGGTGGCCATCTCGCTGAGCTGCCCCAACCTGCGCCGGCTCTCGCTGGCTCACTGCGAGTGGGTGGACAGCCTGTCCCTGCGCAGCCTGGCTGACCACTGCAAGGCACTGGAGGCTGTGGACCTGACGGCCTGTCGCCAGCTGAAGGACGAGGCCATCTGCTACCTGGTGCAGAAGTGCAGCAGGCTCAAGTCTCTGTCGCTGGCTGTCAATGCCAATGTGGGTGACGTGGCAGTCGAGGAGATTGCCAAGTGCTGCCCTGAGCTGGAGCACCTGGACCTCACTGGGTGTCTGCGAGTCAAGAATGACTCCATCAG GGTCCTGGCTGAGTACTGTCCCAAGCTGCGCTCGCTGAAGGTGAAGCATTGCCACAATGTGGCCGAGTCCAGCCTGAGCATCCTCCGAAGCCGTGGGGTGGAGCTGGATGTGGAGCCTCCGCTGCAGAGGGCTCTTGTTCTCCTGCAGGACGTGGTTGGCTTTGCCCCTTTCATAAACCTCCAGATCTAG
- the CUEDC2 gene encoding CUE domain-containing protein 2 isoform X1: protein MELEKIIRDTLTHFIQSHIPAADLSGMDDVFFSYITGVLEELGLPESSEETFDMDTFVEMMEAYIPGFAEIHSGDVCEMMFSLSESLGEARNKEKPGQKAVESGSEAPSEDLTKGQEPEAGACNGERLRTPTDGAGAQEGDDLKDGVELLLEMFPACTVSQAERALAMALGNLEEAVQLIVEEKVEIGPAGVSVKELARPRRAPNHEELKQVILQKYMMVDSADDQKTHRPAPPKEAPKKLIRYIDNQVVSTKGERYKDIKKPESEEMKKTYISIKPARKYKFH, encoded by the exons ATGGAGCTTGAAAAAATAATTCGTGACACACTGACACACTTCATCCAGTCCCACATCCCTGCAGCAGACCTCAG TGGGATGGatgatgttttcttctcttaTATCACGGGTGTCCTGGAAGAGCTGGGCTTACCAGAGTCTTCTGAGGAGACTTTTGACATGGACACATTTGTGGAAATGATGGAGGCATATATCCCTGGTTTTGCAGAAATCCACAG TGGGGATGTTTGTGAAATGATGTTCTCCCTCTCAGAAAGTCTTGGTGAAGCTCGCAACAAAG AAAAACCAGGCCAAAAGGCTGTGGAAAGCGGGAGTGAAGCACCCTCTGAAGACCTGACCAAGGGCCAGGAGCCTGAAGCTGGAGCCTGCAATGGGGAAAGGCTGCGCACTCCAACAGATGGAGCTGGGGCCCAG GAAGGCGATGACTTGAAGGATGGGGTAGAGCTGCTACTGGAGATGTTCCCAGCCTGTACTGTGAGCCAGGCAGAGAGGGCACTCGCCATGGCCTTGGGGAACTTGGAGGAGGCAGTGCAGTTAATTgtggaggagaaggtggaaaTTGGCCCAGCAGGTGTGAGTGTGAAG GAACTGGCACGGCCCCGCAGAGCGCCCAACCATGAGGAACTAAAACAGGTTATCCTACAGAA ATACATGATGGTGGATAGTGCAGATGATCAGAAAACACATCGGCCAGCTCCACCCAAAGAG GCTCCCAAAAAGTTGATCCGCTATATTGATAACCAGGTGGTGAGTACAAAGGGGGAGAGGTACAAAGACATCAAGAAGCCTGAGAGCGAGGAGATGAAGAAAACCTACATCAGCATCAAACCAGCCAGGAAGTACAAGTTCCACTGA
- the FBXL15 gene encoding F-box/LRR-repeat protein 15 isoform X2 — protein MMSLTPSRGCLLDLPWEDILVPHILCHLPLQQLLSLQRVSKSFQSLIQLYLANMRCFDSSQVGPAIPRAAFVNLLKDNEVLQQLALQNCSDWLTDRELLPVIGQNHHLHQIQLKGCAQLSRHALVAISLSCPNLRRLSLAHCEWVDSLSLRSLADHCKALEAVDLTACRQLKDEAICYLVQKCSRLKSLSLAVNANVGDVAVEEIAKCCPELEHLDLTGCLRVKNDSIRVLAEYCPKLRSLKVKHCHNVAESSLSILRSRGVELDVEPPLQRALVLLQDVVGFAPFINLQI, from the exons ATGATGAGTTTGACCCCCTCCAGGGGATGCCTCCTGGACCTGCCCTGGGAAGACATCTTGGTTCCACATATCCTCTGTCACCTGCcactgcagcagctcctgagcCTGCAGAGGGTCAGCAAGTCGTTCCAGTCTCTCATCCAGCTGTACCTGGCCAACATGCGCTGCTTTGACTCAAGCCAG GTTGGACCTGCCATCCCTCGAGCTGCTTTTGTTAACCTGCTGAAAGACAACGAAGTACTGCAGCAGCTGGCGCTCCAGAACTGCTCCGACTGGCTTACAGACAGGGAGCTGCTCCCAGTCATTGGGCAGAACCACCACCTGCACCAGATCCAGCTAAAGGGTTGTGCTCAGCTCAGCCGCCATGCACTGGTGGCCATCTCGCTGAGCTGCCCCAACCTGCGCCGGCTCTCGCTGGCTCACTGCGAGTGGGTGGACAGCCTGTCCCTGCGCAGCCTGGCTGACCACTGCAAGGCACTGGAGGCTGTGGACCTGACGGCCTGTCGCCAGCTGAAGGACGAGGCCATCTGCTACCTGGTGCAGAAGTGCAGCAGGCTCAAGTCTCTGTCGCTGGCTGTCAATGCCAATGTGGGTGACGTGGCAGTCGAGGAGATTGCCAAGTGCTGCCCTGAGCTGGAGCACCTGGACCTCACTGGGTGTCTGCGAGTCAAGAATGACTCCATCAG GGTCCTGGCTGAGTACTGTCCCAAGCTGCGCTCGCTGAAGGTGAAGCATTGCCACAATGTGGCCGAGTCCAGCCTGAGCATCCTCCGAAGCCGTGGGGTGGAGCTGGATGTGGAGCCTCCGCTGCAGAGGGCTCTTGTTCTCCTGCAGGACGTGGTTGGCTTTGCCCCTTTCATAAACCTCCAGATCTAG
- the CUEDC2 gene encoding CUE domain-containing protein 2 isoform X3, with amino-acid sequence MELEKIIRDTLTHFIQSHIPAADLSGMDDVFFSYITGVLEELGLPESSEETFDMDTFVEMMEAYIPGFAEIHSGDVCEMMFSLSESLGEARNKEKPGQKAVESGSEAPSEDLTKGQEPEAGACNGERLRTPTDGAGAQELARPRRAPNHEELKQVILQKYMMVDSADDQKTHRPAPPKEAPKKLIRYIDNQVVSTKGERYKDIKKPESEEMKKTYISIKPARKYKFH; translated from the exons ATGGAGCTTGAAAAAATAATTCGTGACACACTGACACACTTCATCCAGTCCCACATCCCTGCAGCAGACCTCAG TGGGATGGatgatgttttcttctcttaTATCACGGGTGTCCTGGAAGAGCTGGGCTTACCAGAGTCTTCTGAGGAGACTTTTGACATGGACACATTTGTGGAAATGATGGAGGCATATATCCCTGGTTTTGCAGAAATCCACAG TGGGGATGTTTGTGAAATGATGTTCTCCCTCTCAGAAAGTCTTGGTGAAGCTCGCAACAAAG AAAAACCAGGCCAAAAGGCTGTGGAAAGCGGGAGTGAAGCACCCTCTGAAGACCTGACCAAGGGCCAGGAGCCTGAAGCTGGAGCCTGCAATGGGGAAAGGCTGCGCACTCCAACAGATGGAGCTGGGGCCCAG GAACTGGCACGGCCCCGCAGAGCGCCCAACCATGAGGAACTAAAACAGGTTATCCTACAGAA ATACATGATGGTGGATAGTGCAGATGATCAGAAAACACATCGGCCAGCTCCACCCAAAGAG GCTCCCAAAAAGTTGATCCGCTATATTGATAACCAGGTGGTGAGTACAAAGGGGGAGAGGTACAAAGACATCAAGAAGCCTGAGAGCGAGGAGATGAAGAAAACCTACATCAGCATCAAACCAGCCAGGAAGTACAAGTTCCACTGA
- the CUEDC2 gene encoding CUE domain-containing protein 2 isoform X2 gives MELEKIIRDTLTHFIQSHIPAADLSGMDDVFFSYITGVLEELGLPESSEETFDMDTFVEMMEAYIPGFAEIHSGDVCEMMFSLSESLGEARNKEKPGQKAVESGSEAPSEDLTKGQEPEAGACNGERLRTPTDGAGAQEGDDLKDGVELLLEMFPACTVSQAERALAMALGNLEEAVQLIVEEKVEIGPAGVSVKAPKKLIRYIDNQVVSTKGERYKDIKKPESEEMKKTYISIKPARKYKFH, from the exons ATGGAGCTTGAAAAAATAATTCGTGACACACTGACACACTTCATCCAGTCCCACATCCCTGCAGCAGACCTCAG TGGGATGGatgatgttttcttctcttaTATCACGGGTGTCCTGGAAGAGCTGGGCTTACCAGAGTCTTCTGAGGAGACTTTTGACATGGACACATTTGTGGAAATGATGGAGGCATATATCCCTGGTTTTGCAGAAATCCACAG TGGGGATGTTTGTGAAATGATGTTCTCCCTCTCAGAAAGTCTTGGTGAAGCTCGCAACAAAG AAAAACCAGGCCAAAAGGCTGTGGAAAGCGGGAGTGAAGCACCCTCTGAAGACCTGACCAAGGGCCAGGAGCCTGAAGCTGGAGCCTGCAATGGGGAAAGGCTGCGCACTCCAACAGATGGAGCTGGGGCCCAG GAAGGCGATGACTTGAAGGATGGGGTAGAGCTGCTACTGGAGATGTTCCCAGCCTGTACTGTGAGCCAGGCAGAGAGGGCACTCGCCATGGCCTTGGGGAACTTGGAGGAGGCAGTGCAGTTAATTgtggaggagaaggtggaaaTTGGCCCAGCAGGTGTGAGTGTGAAG GCTCCCAAAAAGTTGATCCGCTATATTGATAACCAGGTGGTGAGTACAAAGGGGGAGAGGTACAAAGACATCAAGAAGCCTGAGAGCGAGGAGATGAAGAAAACCTACATCAGCATCAAACCAGCCAGGAAGTACAAGTTCCACTGA